From the genome of Apodemus sylvaticus chromosome 3, mApoSyl1.1, whole genome shotgun sequence, one region includes:
- the Aldh4a1 gene encoding delta-1-pyrroline-5-carboxylate dehydrogenase, mitochondrial, producing the protein MLLLPSLRRSLLSHAWRGAGLRWKHASSLKVANEPILAFTQGSPERDALQKALKDLKGQTEAIPCVVGDEEVWTSDVQYQLSPFNHGHKVAKFCYADKALLNKAIEASLAARKEWDLKPVADRAQVFLKAADMLSGPRRAEILAKTMVGQGKTVIQAEIDAAAELIDFFRFNAKFAVELEGEQPLSVPPSTNHVVYRGLEGFVAAISPFNFTAIGGNLAGAPALMGNVVLWKPSDTAMLASYAVYRILREAGLPPNIIQFVPADGPTFGDTVTSSEHLCGINFTGSVPTFKHLWKQVAQNLDRFRTFPRLAGECGGKNFHFVHSSADVDSVVSGTLRSAFEYGGQKCSACSRLYVPQSLWPQIKGRLLEEHSRIKVGDPAEDFGTFFSAVIDAKAFARIKKWLEHARSSPSLSILAGGQCNESVGYYVEPCIIESKDPREPIMKEEIFGPVLTVYVYPDEKYRETLQLVDSTTSYGLTGAVFAQDKAIVQEATRMLRNAAGNFYINDKSTGSVVGQQPFGGARASGTNDKPGGPHYVLRWTSPQVIKETHKPLGDWRYSYMQ; encoded by the exons GCTGCGCTGGAAGCACGCCTCCTCTCTGAAGGTGGCCAATGAGCCCATCTTAGCCTTCACCCAGGGCAGCCCCGAGCGGGACGCACTGCAGAAG GctctgaaggacctgaagggccAGACGGAAGCCATCCCCTGCGTTGTTGGTGACGAGGAGGTGTGGACCTCCGATGTGCAGTACCAGCTGTCG ccttttaacCATGGACACAAGGTGGCCAAGTTCTGTTATGCTGACAAG GCCTTGCTCAACAAAGCCATCGAAGCCTCCTTGGCTGCCAGGAAAGAGTGGGACCTGAAGCCCGTGGCAGACCGGGCCCAGGTCTTCCTGAAGGCAGCAGATATGCTGAGCGGGCCCCGACGGGCCGAAATCCTTGCCAAGACCATGGTGGGACAG GGCAAGACCGTGATCCAAGCAGAGATTGACGCCGCAGCCGAACTCATCGACTTCTTCAGGTTCAACGCCAAGTTCGCTGTGGAGCTGGAGGGCGAGCAACCCCTCAGCGTGCCGCCCAGCACCAATCACGTGGTGTACCGGGGACTGGAG GGCTTCGTGGCGGCCATTTCTCCCTTCAACTTCACGGCGATCGGAGGCAACCTGGCAGGCGCACCGGCGTTAATG GGCAACGTGGTTCTGTGGAAGCCAAGTGACACCGCCATGCTGGCTAGCTACGCCGTGTACCGCATCCTCCGCGAGGCCGGCTTGCCCCCCAACATAATCCAGTTCGTGCCAGCCGATGGGCCAACCTTCGGGGACACGGTCACCAGCTCAGAGCACCTCTGTGGCATCAACTTTACAGGCAGTGTGCC CACCTTCAAGCACCTGTGGAAGCAGGTGGCCCAGAACCTGGACCGCTTCCGTACCTTCCCACGCCTGGCTGGAG AGTGTGGCGGGAAGAATTTCCATTTCGTGCACAGCTCGGCCGACGTGGACAGCGTGGTGAGCGGGACGCTGCGCTCGGCCTTCGAATACGGCGGTCAGAAGTGCTCAGCCTGCTCGCGCCTCTACGTGCCCCAGTCGCTGTGGCCACAGATCAAAGGGCGACTGCTGGAGGAGCACAGCAGGATCAAAGTGGGGGAC cCTGCAGAGGACTTTGGGACCTTCTTCTCCGCAGTGATTGACGCCAAG GCCTTCGCCCGCATTAAGAAGTGGCTGGAGCATGCGcgttcctctcccagcctcagCATCCTGGCTGGGGGCCAGTGTAATGAGTCGGTGGGCTACTACGTGGAGCCGTGTATCATTGAGAGCAAGGACCCACGGGAGCCCATCATGAAGGAG gagaTCTTCGGTCCGGTGCTGACAGTGTATGTGTACCCGGATGAGAAATATAGAGAGACACTGCAGCTGGTCGACAGCACTACCAGCTATGGCCTCACGGGGGCAGTGTTCGCCCAGGATAA AGCGATTGTCCAGGAAGCCACGAGGATGCTGAGGAACGCTGCTGGGAACTTCTACATCAACGATAAGTCGACGGGGTCTGTGGTGGGCCAGCAGCCCTTCGGGGGCGCCCGGGCCTCAG GAACCAATGACAAACCAGGAGGCCCCCACTACGTCTTACGCTGGACATCACCCCAGGTCATCAAGGAGACTCATAAACCCCTTGGGGACTGGCGCTACTCCTACATGCAGTGA